In the Arachis ipaensis cultivar K30076 chromosome B10, Araip1.1, whole genome shotgun sequence genome, one interval contains:
- the LOC107621570 gene encoding transitional endoplasmic reticulum ATPase-like, whose protein sequence is MVNLPDAPNRANILKVILVKEDLSSDIDFDAIANMTEGYSGSDLKNLCVTIAHRPIKEILEKEKKEHAAALAEGRPTPALSESSDIRSLNMEDFKHAHQQVCASVSSESINMTELSRWNDLYGEGGSRVKKALSYFM, encoded by the exons ATGGTAAATTTGCCAGATGCTCCTAATAGAGCAAATATATTGAAAGTTATATTGGTAAAAGAGGACTTGTCTTCCGATATTGATTTTGATGCAATCGCAAATATGACCGAGGGGTATTCTGGAAGTGATCTTAAG AATTTGTGTGTAACTATTGCGCACCGTCCTATTAAAGAGATATTAGAAAAGGAGAAAAAG GAGCATGCTGCTGCTCTGGCAGAGGGTAGACCTACTCCAGCATTAAGTGAAAGTTCCGATATCAGGTCACTAAACATGGAAGACTTTAAACATGCTCATCAACAG GTATGTGCGAGTGTGTCCTCTGAATCCATAAATATGACCGAGCTTTCGCGATGGAATGATCTATACGGTGAAGGTGGTTCAAGAGTAAAGAAAGCACTTAGTTACTTCATGTGA